The Solanum pennellii chromosome 4, SPENNV200 genomic interval CTAACATGCTTTTTCTAATCATATAACCGAAAAGTagatagaaaattaaataggatcataaataaattgttttattaaaaaataagaaacaaaaatttggAATAAATTTTGCACTTTACAAAGaaatcaatattatattttgccccacttttctttttataaatttagaaatctattttaaaaaactaGAACATATTCTATGAGTAAGCAGATACCGTACTATTTACCCAAAATTTTCTGCAAAAGTAGCTCCAAAATGTACGGGAAaactatgaatatgacatattcaGCCGCAACCATGGCAGGTGAAGGAACTGCCAACGCCAATCACAAGAAATTACCCAGATTTTTGTGCCTTCATGGGTTTCGAACAAGTGGGAAAATTTTGAAGAAGCAAATATTTGATAAATGGCCAATTGAAGTTGTGGATAAATTAGATCTAGTTTTTGTTGATGCGCCTTTTCCATCTCAAGGCAAATCTGAAGTTGAAGGCATATTTGACCCTCCTTATTATGAATGGTACCAGTTCAATAAGGTCGCCTTATACGCCTAATTAATTCTTgctaattttcaaataaaagaataaaaattattttattttataactgTTGTTGTTTTGAAATACAGGAATTGAATGAGTATGAGAATTTTGATAACTGTCTtgattatatagaagagtgtaTGATTAAGCACGGACCTTTCGATGGCCTTCTTGGTTTCTCCCAGgtatgatttaattatttttttttggcttaTTATTTTAGTTGGATGCTTggatataaatttgaaaaagaaattgatattgatttaattcgatatatattttttattttctcttactTTTCTTCTTGATTCTGAATTTTTCTGAGTTGACTCTTTTAAGtacttttctctttctttgttcacATTTCAAAGTTGTAAATTGCTCGTTCTGATACTGAGTAGTGAGTATTCTCTGTTTTGTTGATACGATTCAGGGGGCAATTCTTTCTGGAGCATTGCCTGGATTGCAGGATAAGGTAAAGACTAgccattttttactttttttaacgACTCGAACCCACAATCTTATTCCTCTTTTTACTTATCCATGGTTATTTTTGGTGTGATAATGGCAGGGAGTGGGACTTACTAAGGTTCGCAAAACAAAATATCTGATCATAATTGGAGGTGCGAAAATGCAGATTAAATCACTGGCCGAAAAAGCTTATTCACCAGCAATTACATGCCCTTCCGTTCACTTTTTAGGTACTTTCTGTCCCTACAAATTATCAAA includes:
- the LOC107015793 gene encoding esterase OVCA2-like is translated as MSKQIPYYLPKIFCKSSSKMYGKTMNMTYSAATMAGEGTANANHKKLPRFLCLHGFRTSGKILKKQIFDKWPIEVVDKLDLVFVDAPFPSQGKSEVEGIFDPPYYEWYQFNKELNEYENFDNCLDYIEECMIKHGPFDGLLGFSQGAILSGALPGLQDKGVGLTKVRKTKYLIIIGGAKMQIKSLAEKAYSPAITCPSVHFLGEKDFLKSHGMELLESYVDPVVIHHPKGHTIPRFDEKGLESMLSFIEKVQEEISTSEQV